A single Gemmatimonadota bacterium DNA region contains:
- a CDS encoding nucleotidyltransferase family protein — MHTLKPEDNALLLLARPSLDDDHVDLIERYIGSTFNWGNFLKQAMHQKTIPFCRYHLLNPNFPFKQAVPLSIKQQLVIGHESIIQINTLMLKELRRILEVMDKNKINILSLKGPVLGHQLYQDISLKTASDIDLLAHPEQVNETIAALYDADYSQSLYDLVRKDQFQPPQTYTFHWHYRDPNNHLFPFTRTPERFGPVHEVVPQLLSEYESYLMSNPLAKEYELTHSQRSLIWNMCLRRLYKTPYLTVLDLHYHICYPSEPLVVDLKDWFDTATTCQVSGDCAIPVFNIVNQLIYLSRHLFFEATFYRRILKNEEVKLDKFQDVFQIIKLHDSPAFRRALVKRANELRAIEPVYYTLFYLDRLYDSSSINDILGRFERPRRSLPDEFYGEHNGTTTFFWDTPFLDRLFNKNSAKAATEVVKKATSSEPGIRCYKIQSSMLDDLGFLDPDVSDPQIRIPESFNKSGHRSETHLQVGEIPKSNSDLSAKCWIGWNESYFYLAVHVIDDFVIPGQSCMRGFLYDQDAVRIYFQGQSGIQSLFIVLKPDHQDGAVCLTQEIIHEVLFASKVTESSRVLASKSSNGYQFSARIPWAAVDLDPRVGDTIYFDIELYDCDNRLDGVKTVLAWSGRERRNEYDTSVLGSIILSE; from the coding sequence ATGCATACGTTAAAACCTGAAGACAATGCGCTCCTACTTCTGGCTAGACCCAGTTTAGACGATGATCACGTTGATCTTATCGAAAGGTACATTGGAAGTACTTTTAACTGGGGTAACTTTTTGAAACAGGCAATGCACCAGAAAACGATTCCATTTTGTCGTTATCATCTGTTGAATCCGAATTTTCCATTTAAGCAGGCAGTACCATTATCAATTAAACAGCAGTTGGTGATTGGGCATGAGTCCATAATACAAATTAACACGCTGATGTTAAAAGAGTTACGGCGTATCTTGGAAGTAATGGATAAGAATAAAATCAATATACTCTCATTAAAAGGACCCGTACTTGGCCATCAGTTATACCAGGACATTAGTTTAAAAACAGCGAGTGATATAGATTTACTGGCCCACCCGGAACAGGTGAATGAGACTATTGCTGCCCTGTATGATGCAGACTACTCTCAGTCTCTTTACGACTTAGTAAGAAAAGATCAGTTCCAACCTCCCCAAACCTACACATTTCACTGGCATTACAGAGACCCTAACAATCATCTCTTCCCCTTTACACGGACACCCGAAAGGTTCGGACCTGTACATGAGGTAGTCCCTCAATTGTTGTCAGAGTACGAATCTTACTTAATGTCCAATCCTCTCGCCAAAGAGTATGAACTAACTCATTCTCAAAGATCTCTTATATGGAATATGTGTCTGAGAAGACTCTATAAAACCCCTTACCTGACTGTTTTGGATCTACATTATCATATCTGTTATCCCTCAGAACCTTTAGTCGTAGACTTGAAAGATTGGTTCGATACAGCGACTACATGCCAGGTTTCTGGGGACTGCGCGATTCCAGTTTTCAATATCGTGAATCAGCTTATATACCTTTCAAGGCATCTGTTTTTTGAAGCAACGTTCTACAGACGTATACTCAAGAACGAGGAAGTTAAGTTAGACAAGTTTCAAGATGTGTTCCAGATAATCAAACTGCACGATTCTCCTGCCTTTCGTCGTGCATTAGTTAAAAGGGCTAATGAACTTAGAGCTATAGAACCTGTTTACTATACCCTGTTTTATCTGGACAGATTATATGATTCTTCGTCGATTAACGATATATTGGGCAGGTTTGAGCGACCGCGTCGTAGTTTACCAGATGAGTTCTACGGAGAGCACAATGGTACAACAACTTTCTTCTGGGATACACCTTTCCTAGATAGGCTTTTTAACAAAAATTCTGCAAAGGCAGCCACCGAAGTTGTTAAAAAGGCAACCTCCTCGGAACCAGGCATCCGTTGTTACAAAATACAATCGTCAATGCTCGATGATTTGGGTTTTCTTGACCCTGATGTTTCCGATCCGCAGATACGAATACCAGAAAGTTTCAACAAATCGGGGCATAGATCGGAAACCCACCTTCAGGTTGGAGAAATTCCAAAATCAAATTCTGATCTTAGTGCAAAGTGCTGGATAGGATGGAACGAGTCTTACTTTTACTTGGCGGTGCATGTAATTGATGACTTTGTGATTCCTGGCCAGTCTTGCATGCGTGGGTTTCTGTACGATCAAGATGCAGTACGTATCTACTTCCAAGGACAAAGTGGTATCCAATCTCTGTTCATAGTACTAAAGCCTGACCATCAGGACGGTGCAGTATGTTTAACCCAAGAGATAATACACGAAGTACTGTTTGCCTCCAAAGTCACAGAGAGTTCTAGAGTGTTAGCTAGCAAGTCGAGTAACGGATATCAATTTAGTGCTCGTATTCCCTGGGCAGCTGTTGATTTAGATCCGAGAGTTGGAGATACCATCTATTTCGACATCGAATTGTATGACTGTGATAACCGACTTGATGGAGTTAAAACTGTCCTGGCTTGGTCTGGTCGTGAGCGGCGAAATGAATATGACACTTCGGTACTTGGCTCGATCATTCTTTCTGAATAG
- a CDS encoding ABC transporter ATP-binding protein has product MIQTQNLKKLYTTEEVETTALNDVTMTVDEGEFVAVMGPSGCGKSTLLNILGLLDNPTGGEYHFVGEEVSSHSERQRANLRKANIGFVFQSFNLIDELTVYENIELPLIYLGTSKAERKQRVEAAMEHMQIPHRRNHFPQQLSGGQQQRVAVARAVIGNPKLILADEPTGNLDSANGAEVMELLTGLNEAGTTIIMVTHDQALADHAHRTIRLFDGRILQEAAA; this is encoded by the coding sequence ATGATTCAGACGCAAAACTTAAAAAAACTCTACACAACCGAAGAGGTGGAGACCACCGCGCTCAACGACGTGACCATGACCGTGGACGAAGGCGAGTTCGTGGCGGTCATGGGACCCTCTGGCTGCGGCAAGTCCACCCTCCTCAACATCCTCGGCCTCCTCGACAACCCCACGGGTGGAGAATACCACTTCGTCGGCGAGGAAGTGTCCTCTCACTCCGAGCGACAGCGCGCCAACCTGCGCAAGGCCAACATCGGTTTCGTCTTCCAGAGCTTCAACCTGATCGACGAACTCACAGTCTACGAGAACATCGAGCTGCCGCTGATCTACCTGGGCACGTCCAAGGCGGAGCGCAAGCAGCGGGTGGAAGCGGCCATGGAGCACATGCAGATCCCGCACCGGCGGAACCACTTCCCGCAGCAGCTCTCGGGAGGCCAGCAACAGCGTGTGGCCGTGGCGCGGGCGGTCATCGGCAACCCCAAGCTGATCCTAGCGGACGAGCCGACCGGAAACCTGGACTCGGCCAACGGCGCCGAGGTGATGGAACTGCTGACCGGCCTGAACGAAGCGGGGACGACCATCATCATGGTGACCCACGACCAAGCGCTGGCCGACCACGCCCACCGGACCATCCGGCTCTTCGACGGACGCATCCTGCAGGAAGCCGCGGCGTAG
- the smpB gene encoding SsrA-binding protein SmpB, which produces MASASDRHIAESNGADDIKIIVTNRKARHDYHFLETWEAGIVLTGTEVKSLRAGKINLTDSYAAVDNGEIYLYNVHVSRYEQGSTYNHEPNRRRKLLLHRSEIRKLIGRVVEKGLTLIPTRVYFKRGRAKVEIALAKGKRDYDRRRTIMERDAQRDMERTLKGRP; this is translated from the coding sequence ATGGCCAGCGCATCAGATCGTCACATCGCCGAGTCCAACGGGGCCGATGACATCAAGATCATCGTAACCAATCGGAAGGCGCGTCACGACTACCATTTCCTGGAGACCTGGGAGGCGGGGATCGTCCTGACCGGCACGGAAGTGAAGTCGCTGCGGGCGGGAAAGATCAACCTGACCGACAGCTACGCCGCGGTCGATAACGGCGAGATCTACCTGTACAACGTACACGTCTCGCGTTATGAGCAGGGTAGCACCTACAACCACGAACCGAACCGCCGGCGCAAGCTGCTCCTGCATCGTTCGGAAATCCGCAAGCTGATCGGCCGGGTCGTGGAGAAAGGGCTCACCCTGATCCCCACTAGAGTCTATTTCAAACGGGGACGCGCCAAGGTGGAGATCGCCCTGGCCAAAGGGAAGAGAGACTACGATCGGAGACGGACCATCATGGAACGGGACGCCCAGCGGGACATGGAACGTACGTTGAAGGGGCGTCCATGA
- a CDS encoding sodium:calcium antiporter, producing MEQWIEHLLVGLPSLGLLLVIAVMLGTLGKGADWLVHEAVILSSQWGLSKAVIGATIVSIGTTTPEAAVSVLSAQQGEPGLALGNAVGSIICDTGLILGLAALIAPLPFDRMLASRLCNVQLGAGILLVAVCLPWSSPASAFSAGGVLPQLAGVVFVVLLALYIWQSIRWAGSTPPDAENTVETFKAGTGTFGTLLKLIGAIAIIVISAQILIPAVSIMAERIGVPKHIISATLVAFGTSVPELVTAIAAVRRNHGELVVGNVIGADILNVLFVAGVSASVTPGGLQADGQFFQFLFPAMLFVLIVFRFGIHLSVGFLKRPLGVVLVSAWLFVTILSYVLSIEMH from the coding sequence ATGGAACAATGGATTGAACATCTTCTGGTCGGATTGCCGAGTTTAGGGCTTCTGCTGGTCATTGCCGTAATGCTCGGTACACTCGGCAAAGGCGCGGACTGGCTGGTTCATGAAGCGGTCATTCTATCGAGCCAATGGGGCTTGAGCAAAGCGGTTATCGGTGCAACGATCGTCAGCATCGGCACGACGACCCCCGAGGCCGCGGTCTCTGTACTCTCGGCGCAACAGGGGGAGCCGGGACTTGCGCTCGGCAACGCGGTCGGATCGATTATCTGCGATACCGGCCTGATACTCGGATTGGCGGCCCTGATTGCCCCGCTCCCATTCGACCGTATGCTGGCTTCGCGGTTATGCAACGTGCAGCTGGGGGCCGGGATTCTCCTGGTAGCTGTTTGTCTGCCGTGGTCCTCTCCGGCGAGCGCTTTCAGCGCTGGCGGCGTCCTGCCTCAACTGGCCGGTGTCGTCTTCGTTGTGCTACTCGCGTTGTATATCTGGCAGTCCATCCGATGGGCGGGCTCGACACCGCCAGATGCAGAAAACACCGTAGAAACATTTAAAGCGGGAACAGGCACATTCGGAACGCTCCTCAAACTCATCGGAGCGATCGCGATCATCGTAATCTCCGCGCAGATCCTGATCCCGGCCGTGAGTATCATGGCAGAACGCATCGGCGTACCGAAACACATCATCTCGGCGACCCTTGTCGCCTTCGGCACGTCGGTCCCGGAACTGGTGACGGCCATCGCGGCGGTGCGACGCAATCACGGTGAGCTGGTCGTCGGAAATGTCATCGGTGCGGATATCCTGAACGTGCTTTTCGTTGCGGGGGTCTCCGCTTCCGTAACGCCAGGCGGTCTGCAGGCAGATGGACAGTTCTTCCAGTTTCTGTTCCCCGCGATGCTGTTCGTACTCATCGTTTTCCGATTCGGTATCCACCTGTCTGTCGGATTTTTGAAACGTCCCCTGGGGGTCGTGCTGGTCTCCGCGTGGCTCTTTGTGACGATTCTGAGCTACGTGCTTTCCATTGAGATGCATTAG